In Kordiimonas pumila, a single genomic region encodes these proteins:
- a CDS encoding MotE family protein, producing the protein MRNTIISRIRLFPMLIMVALVSLSLRAVDIYTGLNFLEIPVIAEENAAEAATKAEEKTETAHADVGGEAARAPIIVGLPDNEEMEIITQLRQRRVELEQRSNQLELQEQLLSSTEKRIDDKIVQLQALEQQIKGHLRLYEERENEQLQSIVKVYETMKPKEAAPRFEVLSLQTQLDLVTRMKPNKVAALMEKMSPNRASALTTELATRAQPPGISELQGDN; encoded by the coding sequence ATGCGAAATACCATTATTTCCCGAATACGTTTATTCCCGATGCTGATTATGGTGGCGTTGGTTTCTTTATCGCTGCGCGCTGTTGATATCTATACGGGTTTGAATTTTCTCGAGATACCTGTGATAGCGGAAGAGAATGCTGCAGAGGCCGCTACTAAAGCAGAAGAAAAAACGGAAACAGCACATGCTGACGTTGGAGGCGAAGCCGCGAGGGCTCCGATCATTGTTGGTTTACCTGATAATGAAGAAATGGAAATCATTACCCAGTTACGTCAACGCCGGGTAGAGCTTGAGCAGCGGTCAAATCAACTAGAGCTTCAAGAGCAGCTTCTTTCCAGCACAGAAAAAAGAATCGACGATAAAATTGTTCAATTGCAAGCGTTGGAGCAGCAGATTAAAGGGCACCTGCGCTTATATGAAGAGCGCGAGAATGAGCAACTGCAATCAATTGTAAAAGTGTATGAAACGATGAAGCCAAAAGAGGCCGCACCTCGTTTTGAAGTTTTGTCATTGCAAACGCAGCTAGATCTTGTAACGCGTATGAAGCCCAACAAAGTTGCGGCATTAATGGAAAAAATGAGTCCAAACAGGGCATCTGCACTCACAACAGAGCTTGCTACCAGAGCACAGCCACCTGGGATAAGTGAGTTACAAGGGGACAATTAG
- a CDS encoding flagellar hook-basal body complex protein encodes MDTALYVGLAHKAALKRRMDVVAHNIANMSTTAFNKERVVFRQLLMDAPGAEATVGGKISYVQDYGIIRNLNPGTMIPSSNPLDVFIKGRGYIPVQNKEGETLYTRNGRMMIDNNRNLTLLSGELVLDDSGQPILFDDDDFDVHISDDGTISTNNGDKGKIGLAQFSNEQDMKRRGSSLYETTQAPVAQDNMTDIALRSKAYEGSNVNSIEAMTEMIDVMRAYEKASQTESSYDDLRKDALKRLSQVR; translated from the coding sequence ATGGATACCGCACTTTATGTCGGGTTGGCTCACAAAGCAGCACTTAAAAGGCGAATGGATGTCGTGGCACACAATATCGCCAATATGTCTACAACCGCCTTCAACAAGGAACGCGTTGTCTTTAGACAGCTGTTAATGGATGCGCCCGGCGCTGAAGCAACAGTTGGAGGCAAGATTTCCTACGTGCAGGATTACGGCATTATCCGTAACCTTAACCCTGGGACCATGATTCCATCCTCGAATCCGCTTGATGTTTTCATCAAGGGAAGAGGCTATATTCCTGTTCAGAATAAAGAGGGCGAAACCCTTTACACCCGTAATGGCCGCATGATGATAGATAACAACAGAAACCTCACCCTACTTTCTGGTGAGCTTGTTCTGGATGATTCTGGTCAGCCCATTTTGTTTGATGATGACGACTTCGACGTTCACATTTCCGACGATGGTACAATTTCAACAAACAATGGTGATAAAGGCAAAATTGGCCTAGCTCAGTTTAGTAACGAGCAAGACATGAAACGTCGTGGGTCTTCCTTATATGAAACCACTCAGGCCCCGGTTGCTCAAGATAACATGACAGATATCGCTTTACGTTCAAAAGCCTACGAGGGCTCAAACGTAAACTCTATTGAAGCAATGACAGAGATGATCGATGTCATGCGAGCTTACGAAAAAGCATCACAAACTGAATCAAGTTACGATGACCTGAGAAAAGATGCCCTCAAACGGCTATCGCAAGTGCGTTAA
- a CDS encoding flagellar basal body L-ring protein FlgH encodes MIGTFVKKAGLTVALLSVAACGAAERIGDIGKAPDMTPIKDIKAPVTERSISLPMPSSEPTTYQPNSLWRTGARAFFKDQRASKIGDILTVNIAISDSAQIGNTTSRARTTAEDAGLSNFLGLEAAIPHLLYGTNPDTGAAGNGTRKAAAAAAFAPDTMVTADATSSYNGTGSVNRSEAINMTVAAIVTDVLPNGNMVIQARQEVRVNFEKREMLLAGIVRPEDISSSNEISHTKIAEARISYGGKGQITDVQQPRYGTQLYDIVFPF; translated from the coding sequence ATGATTGGCACATTTGTTAAAAAAGCTGGCCTTACTGTGGCCCTTCTATCGGTCGCCGCTTGCGGTGCAGCAGAACGTATTGGTGATATTGGCAAAGCCCCTGATATGACCCCTATAAAAGATATCAAAGCTCCGGTTACAGAGCGGTCTATCAGTTTGCCCATGCCATCTAGTGAACCAACAACCTATCAACCAAATTCGCTTTGGCGCACAGGGGCCAGGGCCTTCTTTAAAGATCAGCGCGCCTCAAAAATTGGCGACATTCTGACAGTCAATATTGCTATTTCAGACAGCGCGCAAATTGGCAACACAACATCTCGTGCCCGCACAACAGCGGAAGATGCGGGGCTGAGTAATTTTTTAGGGCTTGAAGCTGCGATCCCTCACCTGCTTTATGGTACAAACCCCGATACGGGCGCGGCAGGCAATGGCACCCGAAAAGCCGCGGCAGCAGCAGCTTTTGCGCCAGACACAATGGTAACTGCTGATGCCACATCAAGCTATAACGGCACTGGCTCTGTAAACCGCAGTGAAGCTATCAATATGACAGTCGCCGCAATCGTTACAGATGTCCTGCCAAATGGAAACATGGTTATTCAGGCGCGCCAAGAAGTCCGTGTAAACTTTGAAAAGCGGGAAATGTTGCTTGCCGGCATTGTCCGCCCAGAAGATATTTCATCTTCGAATGAAATATCTCACACCAAGATTGCCGAAGCCCGCATTTCATATGGGGGCAAGGGGCAAATTACCGATGTCCAACAGCCTCGTTATGGGACCCAGCTGTACGACATTGTATTTCCATTTTAA
- a CDS encoding OmpA family protein: MMHEDHQTKRLFGTDPTMGLFVALYLILLAFFILMNAVSEHAASRAMDAMESVNNTFQKANQPTNPKPFDPEGEDVPASDAVLKSVHQAFLSEMNIEGRFSSNGGNVFEVEFPADYLFEPGSMRIRDDMSPFLDQLIKVVQQAPRSHKQQMAIMFGSGTGAVAREMTRSQEIATRRAGAVARYLQQQGIPDGIFTTGFVAVPEGKILAAFYSAPQPVAGVRR; encoded by the coding sequence ATGATGCATGAAGATCATCAAACTAAACGCCTTTTTGGAACAGACCCAACTATGGGACTGTTTGTTGCACTTTATCTTATTTTGCTGGCATTTTTTATTTTGATGAATGCTGTATCTGAGCACGCTGCGTCAAGGGCTATGGATGCGATGGAAAGTGTGAATAATACTTTTCAAAAAGCCAACCAGCCTACTAACCCTAAACCCTTTGACCCAGAAGGTGAAGATGTACCAGCGAGCGATGCGGTGTTGAAAAGTGTTCATCAAGCTTTTCTATCTGAAATGAATATTGAAGGCAGGTTTTCGAGTAATGGCGGGAATGTTTTTGAGGTTGAGTTTCCTGCGGATTATTTGTTTGAACCAGGCTCTATGCGTATTCGGGATGATATGAGCCCTTTTCTGGACCAATTGATTAAAGTCGTACAGCAGGCACCAAGATCACATAAGCAACAAATGGCCATCATGTTTGGTTCAGGTACTGGTGCCGTGGCTAGAGAGATGACGCGGTCACAGGAAATTGCGACACGACGAGCTGGTGCTGTTGCGCGTTATTTGCAGCAGCAGGGTATTCCTGATGGCATCTTCACAACCGGGTTTGTTGCTGTGCCGGAAGGAAAAATTTTAGCGGCTTTTTATAGTGCCCCCCAACCTGTTGCGGGGGTAAGGCGGTAG
- a CDS encoding DUF6468 domain-containing protein translates to MTGSIAIPELIVDSVLAVLLFAVIIVCLIVYRKLSVIKEGQTELRDLVDRLNTAVFEAQRSVGTLGKSASDIEGRLKVEVQKASAIADELSLITEAGNNLADRIEKGLTQGDGKPAIDKGTNKKQQEEILAALREAR, encoded by the coding sequence ATGACGGGTTCCATAGCAATTCCTGAACTGATAGTTGACAGTGTTCTGGCTGTTTTACTGTTTGCGGTAATCATTGTCTGCCTGATTGTGTATCGTAAGCTATCTGTTATCAAGGAAGGCCAAACCGAACTTAGAGATTTGGTTGATAGGTTAAATACTGCTGTTTTTGAAGCACAGCGTAGTGTTGGAACCTTGGGGAAGTCTGCGAGTGATATTGAGGGCCGACTTAAAGTCGAAGTTCAAAAAGCATCGGCAATAGCCGACGAGTTATCCCTTATTACTGAGGCAGGCAATAACCTTGCGGACCGCATCGAAAAAGGTTTAACGCAAGGAGATGGTAAGCCCGCCATAGATAAAGGAACAAATAAAAAACAGCAGGAAGAAATTTTAGCTGCTCTTCGTGAGGCGCGCTGA
- a CDS encoding flagellar basal body-associated FliL family protein — translation MEETLGEAELVEGLERKKFSGKKLVVIVAALVVLLIIVMGVMSFFGGEHEEDTGEDAVIEKMAAEAAEHREQAKLEEDKPVEELQALFVELPDQLYNLNTGGQGTSFLQAKISLEVDRESYRAEINAKMPRILDEFNAYMRELRPEDLDGAAGIFRLKEELLMRINQAVAPTRVKDVLFRQFLVQGQ, via the coding sequence ATGGAAGAAACACTAGGTGAAGCCGAACTGGTTGAAGGTCTGGAACGAAAGAAGTTTAGCGGCAAAAAGCTTGTTGTTATTGTTGCAGCACTCGTTGTTCTCCTGATTATCGTGATGGGTGTTATGTCGTTTTTTGGCGGCGAGCATGAAGAGGATACAGGAGAAGATGCGGTTATTGAAAAAATGGCGGCAGAAGCTGCCGAGCACCGCGAACAGGCAAAGCTGGAAGAGGACAAGCCGGTTGAAGAATTGCAGGCGCTTTTTGTTGAGCTGCCAGATCAGCTATACAATCTGAACACAGGCGGACAAGGTACCAGTTTTTTACAGGCCAAAATATCTCTGGAAGTTGATCGTGAAAGCTATCGCGCCGAGATTAATGCCAAGATGCCTCGTATTCTTGATGAGTTTAATGCCTATATGCGAGAATTGCGCCCTGAAGACTTGGATGGCGCGGCAGGTATATTCAGGCTTAAAGAAGAACTGTTAATGCGTATTAATCAGGCTGTTGCTCCAACACGGGTTAAAGATGTTCTGTTCCGCCAGTTTTTAGTGCAGGGCCAGTAA
- the fliM gene encoding flagellar motor switch protein FliM, whose protein sequence is MADEDEPIDDDAVAAEWEAMAGGDDDADQDAMAAEWEAMADDGDAEADDSGGPSPGRVLDQNEIDSLLGFDGDNGNDDVTGIHALINSALVSYERLPMLDIVFDRMVRMMSTSLRNFTSDNIEVSLDNITSVRFGDYLNSIPLPAMLAVFRAEEWDNYGLMTIDSSLIYSIVDVLLGGRRGTAAMRIEGRPYTTIEQTLVERMISVILKDMCGAFEPLSPVNFTFDRLETNPRFATIARPPNAAVLIKLRVDMEDRGGRCEILFPYATLEPVRELLLQRFMGEKFGRDTIWETHLATELWRANVDLLAIMDETNMTLGEVMNFKVGQTILFNKSPKDDVVLKCGNVPMVSGAIGRSGQHVAVQIRQTAERLQNLDLD, encoded by the coding sequence ATGGCTGACGAAGACGAACCAATTGATGATGATGCCGTAGCGGCGGAATGGGAAGCAATGGCGGGCGGCGACGATGACGCTGACCAAGATGCCATGGCTGCTGAATGGGAAGCTATGGCTGATGACGGCGATGCTGAAGCTGATGATTCAGGCGGGCCTTCACCTGGCCGTGTTCTTGACCAGAATGAGATCGATAGCCTTTTAGGCTTTGACGGCGACAATGGTAACGATGATGTAACCGGTATTCACGCTCTTATAAACAGTGCGCTCGTTTCATATGAACGCCTACCTATGCTGGATATCGTATTTGATCGGATGGTGCGGATGATGTCCACATCTCTCCGGAATTTTACATCCGACAATATTGAAGTGTCTCTGGATAATATAACCTCTGTGAGGTTTGGTGATTATCTAAACTCTATCCCTTTACCGGCGATGCTGGCGGTGTTCAGGGCAGAGGAGTGGGATAACTATGGTTTGATGACCATTGATTCCAGTTTGATTTATTCGATTGTTGACGTTCTGCTTGGTGGCCGCCGAGGAACGGCTGCCATGAGAATTGAAGGGCGGCCTTATACAACGATTGAGCAAACTCTGGTTGAGCGGATGATCTCGGTTATTTTGAAAGACATGTGTGGTGCGTTTGAACCGCTTAGCCCCGTGAACTTTACCTTTGACCGACTAGAGACTAATCCGAGATTTGCTACTATTGCCCGGCCGCCTAATGCCGCAGTTCTTATTAAACTGCGCGTTGATATGGAAGACCGTGGCGGCAGGTGCGAAATTCTGTTCCCTTATGCAACGCTTGAGCCTGTTCGCGAGCTTCTTCTGCAGCGCTTTATGGGGGAAAAATTTGGCCGCGATACCATTTGGGAAACGCATTTGGCTACAGAGCTTTGGCGTGCGAATGTAGATTTGCTGGCCATTATGGATGAAACCAATATGACTTTGGGCGAAGTCATGAATTTTAAGGTGGGTCAAACCATTCTATTTAACAAGTCGCCAAAAGATGATGTGGTTTTGAAATGCGGTAATGTGCCTATGGTAAGCGGTGCTATTGGCCGGTCTGGTCAGCACGTTGCAGTTCAAATACGGCAGACGGCAGAGCGCCTGCAAAACCTAGATTTGGATTAA
- a CDS encoding OmpA/MotB family protein, whose amino-acid sequence MFRNDQRIATTKQDGAAWMLTFADLLSLLLTFFVLLFSMSSVRFESWKAVVDTMTYEFNPSRPKVVIEEITDVEQIKTRKGKGLNLNYLQVLFERAMVKQAVFEGSRVTRVQGGVVISIPASLLFVRKDTILQPGVEKALKQMAGTFVQIDNHIKVAGHTDSAPIINGRYRSNWELSMVRARIVAGMMSDAGYTEPITVLGYADTGNAETDTIADMAFDERVDIIIVAESREKGLYDLF is encoded by the coding sequence GTGTTTAGGAATGATCAAAGAATAGCTACTACCAAGCAGGATGGTGCAGCCTGGATGCTCACTTTTGCTGATTTGCTATCGCTGTTACTAACATTTTTTGTTTTGCTATTTTCAATGAGTTCTGTGCGTTTTGAAAGCTGGAAAGCCGTTGTAGATACAATGACTTATGAGTTTAACCCTTCGCGGCCAAAGGTTGTAATTGAAGAAATAACGGATGTTGAACAAATAAAGACAAGAAAGGGTAAAGGCCTAAACTTGAATTATCTTCAAGTTTTGTTCGAGAGAGCTATGGTGAAACAGGCAGTTTTCGAAGGGTCCAGGGTGACGAGGGTTCAGGGTGGTGTTGTTATATCCATTCCAGCCAGTCTTTTATTTGTTCGGAAAGATACAATACTTCAACCTGGTGTGGAGAAAGCGCTAAAGCAAATGGCGGGCACTTTTGTGCAAATTGATAATCATATAAAGGTAGCGGGGCATACAGATTCAGCTCCGATTATCAATGGTCGGTACCGGTCTAACTGGGAACTTTCAATGGTGCGCGCGCGTATCGTGGCGGGCATGATGTCTGATGCAGGATATACGGAGCCAATCACTGTCCTAGGCTATGCAGATACAGGAAATGCTGAAACGGATACAATCGCCGATATGGCCTTTGATGAGCGGGTTGATATTATCATTGTCGCAGAAAGCAGAGAAAAGGGGTTGTATGATCTGTTTTAA
- the flgA gene encoding flagellar basal body P-ring formation chaperone FlgA — translation MFSTASDNNKCKSMMRTFLMLVTTSITSTYLAPAYAADLLENPVIEDSVVRLADIFSGTAEKGNEIVMQAPEPGKRLVVTSYELDRLAKAYELDWERPVYLKRIYLQREGEAFTLDDLEPIIKGLLQENGVHSDVEIKLYGRQSGHYLPVGYSVEDITWKSFTLSDRKDRFIAVIEVPTGDVIPNELRLTGSIQEVSLMPVLNRMITPGEIITKSDISWEKQPTRQINRNSIVSSQQLIGQTVSRALQVGSPLRTNDIATPVMIEKGAFVTMTFQQGALLLSVEGRALDDGGKGDIIRVMNSKSKQSLEAKVISPSTVEVQSSAFQQVATR, via the coding sequence ATGTTTTCAACCGCCTCAGATAACAACAAATGCAAAAGCATGATGCGTACATTTTTGATGCTTGTTACAACCAGCATCACCAGCACGTATCTTGCGCCCGCCTATGCTGCTGATCTACTGGAAAACCCAGTTATTGAAGATAGCGTAGTTCGGCTTGCAGATATATTTTCTGGCACGGCTGAAAAAGGCAACGAAATTGTTATGCAGGCCCCAGAACCGGGTAAACGTCTTGTTGTAACAAGCTATGAACTAGACCGGCTGGCCAAGGCGTATGAATTGGACTGGGAACGCCCTGTTTATCTGAAACGTATCTATCTGCAACGCGAAGGTGAGGCATTCACTTTGGATGACCTTGAGCCAATCATAAAAGGCTTGCTACAAGAAAACGGCGTGCACTCGGATGTTGAAATCAAGCTCTATGGTCGCCAGTCAGGGCATTATCTACCTGTTGGCTACAGCGTTGAAGATATCACATGGAAAAGCTTCACCCTTAGCGACAGAAAAGATCGCTTTATTGCGGTCATCGAGGTGCCCACGGGAGACGTTATTCCCAATGAGTTACGGCTTACAGGAAGCATTCAAGAGGTTAGTCTCATGCCGGTCTTAAACCGCATGATTACCCCCGGAGAAATCATTACAAAAAGTGATATTTCATGGGAAAAGCAGCCAACCAGGCAAATCAACAGAAATTCGATTGTCAGCAGCCAGCAGCTTATTGGCCAAACAGTAAGCAGAGCACTGCAAGTGGGAAGCCCTTTAAGAACAAATGACATCGCAACACCCGTGATGATTGAGAAAGGTGCTTTCGTGACCATGACATTCCAGCAAGGTGCTTTGTTGCTCTCCGTTGAAGGTCGGGCGCTTGATGATGGCGGCAAAGGCGACATTATCCGGGTTATGAACTCAAAGAGCAAACAAAGCCTTGAAGCAAAAGTTATATCACCGAGCACAGTTGAGGTGCAGTCATCTGCCTTTCAACAGGTAGCTACACGGTAA
- a CDS encoding protein phosphatase CheZ, translating to MASQAKVITLEDRVKTLRDTSGDSVSVDDIAGVVGALVEGTTHDDGLDKIAVELRELLQFIGAAKEELVGMQAKSLSNRDIPDAGIQLDAVVSATEVAASSIMDAADQIGAIAEDVDDDTAVKLNDIATNLFQASSFQDITGQRITKVTRTLEHLEERLNALADAIGDDYVAPDEAELEIDEDGIAVDADDLLHGPQLEGEGNSQDEIDAILASFD from the coding sequence ATGGCAAGTCAGGCAAAAGTCATAACACTTGAAGATCGGGTTAAAACATTAAGGGACACATCAGGCGATAGTGTGTCAGTTGATGATATTGCAGGTGTCGTGGGTGCTCTTGTCGAGGGCACAACCCATGATGACGGCCTTGATAAAATTGCAGTAGAGCTGAGGGAGCTTTTACAGTTTATTGGGGCAGCTAAAGAAGAATTGGTCGGTATGCAGGCCAAGTCTTTATCGAACCGGGACATACCTGATGCTGGAATACAGCTTGATGCAGTTGTAAGTGCAACTGAAGTTGCTGCCAGCTCTATTATGGATGCCGCAGACCAGATTGGAGCGATTGCGGAAGACGTAGACGATGATACCGCAGTTAAGCTGAATGATATTGCTACGAACCTTTTTCAGGCATCAAGTTTTCAGGATATCACGGGACAGCGTATTACAAAAGTAACCCGCACTCTTGAGCATCTTGAAGAACGGCTGAATGCTCTTGCTGATGCTATCGGTGATGACTATGTCGCTCCGGATGAGGCCGAGTTGGAAATTGATGAAGACGGCATTGCTGTTGACGCGGATGATTTACTGCACGGCCCGCAACTTGAAGGTGAGGGCAACAGTCAGGATGAAATTGATGCAATTTTGGCAAGTTTTGATTAA
- the flgG gene encoding flagellar basal-body rod protein FlgG, with protein MKSLSTAATGMLAQQLNIEVISNNIANMNTTGFKRQRAEFQDLLYQNIERVGASSSDAGTVVPSGIQVGVGVRAAGVYRISDQGALQNTGNLYDLAINGKGYFRIQLPDGQDAYTRAGSFQIDQNGQLVTPEGYAVQPAVNFPQGAVDVSINEQGEISVKLDGQPNPQQIGQLDLAIFPNEIGLEAIGNNLFLESQASGAANLSSPGQDGFGVVMQGFLENSNVNAVGEITAMISAQRAYELNSKVIQTSDEMLQAANNLR; from the coding sequence ATGAAATCACTTAGTACCGCCGCAACAGGCATGCTTGCACAGCAGTTGAACATTGAGGTGATATCAAACAATATCGCCAACATGAACACCACGGGCTTCAAACGCCAGCGCGCAGAGTTTCAAGACCTTTTATACCAAAACATTGAACGAGTGGGTGCCAGTTCATCTGATGCAGGAACTGTTGTTCCAAGCGGCATTCAGGTAGGTGTTGGTGTACGCGCTGCGGGTGTTTACCGGATATCGGATCAAGGGGCCTTGCAAAATACTGGCAACCTCTATGATCTCGCCATAAACGGTAAAGGATACTTCCGTATTCAGCTACCTGACGGACAGGATGCTTATACACGAGCGGGGTCTTTCCAGATTGACCAAAATGGACAGTTAGTTACCCCTGAAGGCTATGCTGTACAGCCTGCTGTTAACTTCCCCCAAGGGGCCGTTGATGTCTCCATCAATGAGCAAGGCGAAATTAGCGTGAAACTTGATGGCCAGCCAAATCCTCAACAAATTGGCCAACTTGATCTCGCTATTTTTCCAAACGAAATTGGGCTGGAAGCAATCGGCAACAACCTTTTCCTTGAATCACAAGCGTCAGGCGCTGCCAACCTTAGCAGCCCGGGTCAGGACGGCTTTGGGGTCGTCATGCAAGGATTCCTTGAAAATTCAAACGTGAACGCGGTTGGTGAAATCACAGCCATGATTTCAGCACAGCGTGCCTATGAATTGAACTCAAAAGTAATTCAAACATCTGACGAAATGCTTCAGGCAGCAAATAACCTTCGCTAA